One window of Cygnus olor isolate bCygOlo1 chromosome 28, bCygOlo1.pri.v2, whole genome shotgun sequence genomic DNA carries:
- the S100A11 gene encoding protein S100-A11 has protein sequence MSKVSPTETERCIESLLAVFQRYAGREGDNCKLSKREFLAFMNTELASFTKNQKDPAVLDRMMKKLDLNSDGQLDFQEFLNLIGGIAVACHDALLVQAPNH, from the exons TCCAAGGTGTCCCCCACCGAGACCGAACGCTGCATCGAGTCCCTGCTGGCCGTCTTCCAGCGGTACGCAGGGCGCGAAGGGGACAACTGCAAGCTCTCCAAGAGGGAGTTCCTGGCTTTCATGAACACTGAGCTGGCTTCCTTCACAAAG AACCAGAAGGACCCAGCTGTCCTGGACAGGATGATGAAGAAACTCGATTTGAACAGTGACGGGCAGCTGGACTTCCAGGAGTTCCTGAACCTCATTGGAGGCATCGCAGTGGCCTGCCATGACGCCTTGCTTGTTCAGGCCCCTAACCACTAG